A stretch of Nilaparvata lugens isolate BPH unplaced genomic scaffold, ASM1435652v1 scaffold9082, whole genome shotgun sequence DNA encodes these proteins:
- the LOC111057025 gene encoding U11/U12 small nuclear ribonucleoprotein 25 kDa protein, with protein NSTDCHTSETVRTAHTSETVPTAQAQQLNQDSGAAELSHEAHAQQSSQDGGAAELSHEELMEVTSTALNDLLKTVTILADLPQDVTLEEVNAQIAVQHGQSITVYAVREMAKRLRLWRGKKSHVCLQTGGRVGEPEGARVIDLKHAIRRAVDLKLKRTGKIGKVSEKRKISWKYVWKTNHLSFDGEQLNNDHALLSEMGIRNKSRVTFVKRLREKGTVKRSVTKSNHIHSLINTCNSINLFIIDATTVAE; from the exons AACAGTACCGACTGCCACACCTCTGAAACAGTACGAACTGCGCACACATCAGAAACAGTGCCCACCGCGCAAGCGCAACAGTTGAACCAAGATAGCGGAGCCGCCGAGTTGTCACATGAAGCGCATGCGCAACAGTCGAGTCAAGATGGCGGGGCCGCTGAGTTGTCACATGAAGAGTTGATGGAAGTGACGTCAACTGCTCTCAACGATCTGCTAAAAACGGTGACCATACTAGCTGATCTGCCACAAGATGTGACCCTGGAGGAAGTGAACGCGCAGATTGCTGTGCAGCATGGCCAGTCCATCACTGTCTATGCGGTCAGGGAGATGGCGAAGAGATTGCGGCTGTG GCGGGGAAAAAAATCACACGTTTGCTTGCAGACAGGTGGACGTGTGG gtGAACCAGAAGGAGCACGGGTGATCGACCTGAAGCATGCGATCCGGAGAGCGGTTGACCTGAAACTGAAGCGAACCGGGAAAATTGGAAAAGTCAGTGAAAAGCGGAAAATCTCGTGGAAATATGTGTGGAAAACGAACCACTTGAGCTTCGACGGGGAACAGTTGAACAACGATCATGCACTGTTGTCTGAGATGGGCATCCGAAACAAGTCAAGGGTCACGTTTGTGAAGCGGCTCAGAGAGAAGGGTACTGTTAAGAGGTCAGTTACCAAATcaaatcatattcattcattaattaatacatgtaattcaattaatttattcataattgacGCTACAACAGTAGCGGAATGA